Proteins from one Mycobacterium sp. EPa45 genomic window:
- a CDS encoding glycosyltransferase family 39 protein, translating into MAGVTTTFPAAAPEDSAEVARSPVRPSRWERLGLMVLLAATAVMYLWNITVNGMGNQFYAGAAEAGSKNWEALLFGSLDAENFITVDKPPVSQWVMGLSGQLFGFSSASMLVPEALMAVATVWLLYAAITRICGPRAGLLAGAALALTPVAALMFRFNNPDAAMVLLMTACAYCTVRALERAGGKWLAWAGIALGFAFLAKMLEGLMIAPAVGLAYLVAAPTTLRRRLLHLLGAAAAFVVSAGWFVVLTLVWPASSRPYIAGSTDNNFMNLVLGYNGFARVLGRNHLSLGPTDPIGDSAGDQLRHVGGFGGMGNQKEGLSRLFAGEFGFEIGWLIPAALLAVVLVLIARGRAPRTDPVRAGVLLFGGWLLIDGLVLSYMKGMVHPYYCLSLAPAVTGTVAIGAHEMWTRRRSWFGRVGVTALIAVTGIWSWWVLGRNEDWMPALRWTILVGAVLAAVVVALSAPRRRRIAVAAAALGVVAVLAGPAAYAVATLGAAHHGGGPTVGPASAAKPGSGGGFGDVQDNPKLDALLRATTTRWSAAISGSSAAAGLELSTGTAVMAIGGFTGSDPAPSLGQFKADVSAGKVAYYIVTRDWRGRAGGWPGNSRNHSGITDWVTATFPMSKVGDADVYDLSRPK; encoded by the coding sequence ATGGCTGGTGTGACGACGACGTTTCCGGCCGCGGCGCCGGAGGATTCCGCCGAGGTCGCCCGGTCACCGGTGCGGCCCTCGCGATGGGAGCGGCTCGGCCTGATGGTGCTGCTTGCCGCGACGGCGGTCATGTACCTGTGGAACATCACCGTCAACGGGATGGGCAACCAGTTCTATGCCGGCGCCGCTGAGGCCGGTTCCAAGAACTGGGAGGCGCTGCTCTTCGGTTCGCTTGATGCCGAGAACTTCATCACCGTCGACAAACCGCCTGTCTCGCAATGGGTCATGGGTTTGTCGGGTCAGCTGTTCGGTTTCAGCAGCGCCAGCATGCTGGTGCCTGAGGCTCTGATGGCCGTGGCGACGGTCTGGCTGCTCTACGCCGCCATCACGCGCATCTGCGGCCCGCGCGCAGGCCTGCTGGCCGGGGCGGCGCTCGCGCTGACCCCGGTCGCCGCACTGATGTTCCGGTTCAACAACCCCGATGCGGCGATGGTGCTGCTCATGACGGCCTGCGCGTACTGCACGGTGCGGGCGCTGGAGCGGGCCGGCGGCAAGTGGCTGGCGTGGGCGGGGATTGCACTCGGATTCGCATTTCTGGCCAAGATGCTGGAAGGCCTGATGATCGCTCCGGCGGTGGGACTGGCGTATCTGGTCGCCGCGCCGACGACGCTGCGCCGGCGGCTGCTGCACCTGCTGGGCGCCGCGGCGGCGTTCGTGGTGTCGGCGGGCTGGTTCGTGGTGCTCACACTGGTGTGGCCGGCGTCGTCGCGCCCCTACATCGCCGGTTCGACCGACAACAATTTCATGAACCTCGTTCTGGGATACAACGGTTTTGCGCGCGTGCTCGGCCGTAATCACCTGAGCCTCGGGCCGACCGACCCGATCGGTGACTCGGCCGGCGACCAGCTCCGCCACGTCGGCGGCTTCGGCGGTATGGGGAATCAGAAGGAAGGGCTGAGCCGCCTGTTCGCCGGGGAATTCGGTTTCGAGATCGGCTGGCTGATCCCCGCGGCGCTGCTCGCCGTGGTGCTCGTGTTGATCGCGCGCGGGCGCGCACCGCGCACCGATCCGGTGCGGGCCGGCGTGCTGCTGTTCGGTGGCTGGCTGCTGATCGACGGTCTGGTGCTCAGTTACATGAAGGGGATGGTGCACCCGTACTACTGCCTGTCTTTGGCCCCTGCGGTGACCGGCACCGTCGCCATCGGCGCGCACGAGATGTGGACGCGCAGGCGGTCCTGGTTCGGCCGGGTCGGCGTGACCGCCCTGATCGCGGTGACCGGCATCTGGAGTTGGTGGGTGCTGGGCCGCAACGAGGACTGGATGCCCGCACTGCGGTGGACGATTCTCGTCGGCGCCGTGCTGGCCGCCGTCGTCGTCGCGTTGTCGGCGCCCCGCCGGCGCCGGATCGCAGTGGCCGCCGCCGCATTGGGGGTTGTCGCGGTGCTTGCCGGTCCGGCCGCGTATGCGGTAGCCACGCTGGGCGCGGCACATCACGGCGGTGGGCCCACCGTCGGGCCGGCGTCTGCGGCGAAGCCCGGCTCGGGAGGGGGATTCGGTGATGTGCAGGACAACCCGAAATTGGACGCTCTGCTGCGTGCCACCACAACCAGGTGGTCGGCGGCGATCTCCGGCTCGTCGGCCGCCGCGGGGCTCGAATTGTCAACCGGCACCGCCGTTATGGCGATCGGTGGCTTCACCGGAAGTGACCCCGCGCCGAGCCTGGGCCAATTCAAGGCCGACGTGTCGGCGGGCAAGGTGGCCTACTACATCGTCACCAGGGATTGGCGGGGCCGGGCCGGCGGATGGCCCGGCAACAGCCGCAATCACAGCGGCATCACCGACTGGGTGACCGCGACGTTCCCGATGTCCAAGGTCGGCGACGCCGACGTCTATGACCTGTCCCGCCCCAAGTGA
- a CDS encoding sucrase ferredoxin — translation MSRSGDGCSDQSLARNDPMYGTASAGTSWLLLELSGGWGSSAFLESPASIDPKLGLAVVRRAEAAGMRIAAIRKHGRRAATPRWRWFVAQCAVGSEALYAGEVDGPRGYLDLALDGSDGAALSDPLVAVCAHGRHDMCCAVRGRSAAAEISAAYPEFAWECSHLGGDRFAATMLVLPVGLCYGRVDGTDAAALVARALDGRLDDRFLRGRTSLPHAVQAAQHFAREATGDDRIDAFPPLSVESGDGITRVVLGADPEPVEVVLNEELSEPLLSQCHAKVPGRVRVYTLASLTTAGSRPSPPDPSAAE, via the coding sequence ATGAGCAGATCCGGCGACGGCTGCAGCGACCAGTCGCTGGCCCGCAACGACCCGATGTACGGCACGGCGTCGGCAGGCACATCGTGGCTGCTGCTCGAATTGTCCGGCGGTTGGGGGTCTTCGGCGTTTCTGGAGTCGCCGGCATCCATCGATCCGAAGCTCGGGCTGGCCGTCGTGCGGCGTGCCGAGGCGGCGGGGATGCGGATTGCGGCGATCCGCAAGCACGGCCGCCGTGCGGCCACCCCGCGGTGGCGCTGGTTCGTCGCGCAGTGCGCCGTCGGCAGTGAGGCGTTGTACGCCGGCGAGGTCGACGGCCCGCGCGGGTACCTCGACCTCGCGCTGGACGGCTCCGACGGTGCCGCCTTGTCGGATCCGCTGGTAGCGGTCTGCGCACACGGCCGTCACGACATGTGTTGCGCGGTGCGGGGTCGCTCGGCCGCGGCCGAGATATCGGCCGCCTACCCCGAATTCGCCTGGGAGTGTTCACATCTGGGCGGTGACCGGTTCGCGGCGACGATGCTCGTACTGCCTGTCGGCTTGTGCTACGGACGGGTGGACGGCACCGATGCGGCCGCGCTCGTGGCGCGCGCCCTGGATGGCCGGCTGGACGACCGATTCCTGCGCGGCCGCACGTCACTGCCCCACGCCGTCCAGGCCGCGCAGCATTTCGCCCGCGAAGCCACCGGCGACGACCGCATCGATGCGTTCCCGCCGCTGAGCGTCGAGTCGGGCGATGGCATCACCCGCGTGGTGCTGGGCGCCGATCCAGAGCCCGTCGAGGTCGTACTGAACGAGGAGCTCTCCGAGCCGCTGCTGTCGCAATGCCACGCCAAAGTGCCGGGCCGGGTGCGGGTTTACACGCTGGCGTCGCTCACGACGGCGGGAAGCCGCCCGTCGCCACCGGACCCCAGCGCTGCGGAGTGA
- a CDS encoding cupin domain-containing protein, which produces MLSRCSAVDAQTFADEYWGRKPLLSKSVDLPRDFSDLLSPGAVDELIAERGVRAPFVRLARDGEILAKDCYLGPAGFGAEITDQVDSAKVLAELSSGATVVLQGLHRLWPPLIEFVRHAVDDIGHPVQANAYITPPGNRGFEPHYDVHDVFVLQVSGQKRWVVHEPVHHHPLPSQPWTEHRAAIADRVRGAPVIDTVLTAGDALYLPRGWLHAAEALDTTSIHLTVGVSATTGLDVARAVLDELSSIEAFRQSLPMGRTPTDQDEAVATVNKVMAEVVAALRDNAATLGSGAATRLSKRYASQTRPVAVRPLATLAAEEAEIEVRWRHGLVSTLERTADRVVLRLPDRTITFPASCAEAVHALHRGDVLRSAALPGLDAADGAVLIRRLLREAVVVPVQLR; this is translated from the coding sequence ATGCTGAGCCGCTGCAGTGCGGTCGACGCACAGACGTTCGCCGACGAGTACTGGGGCCGTAAGCCGCTACTCAGCAAGTCCGTCGACCTGCCCCGGGACTTCAGCGACCTGCTGTCTCCCGGGGCAGTCGACGAGCTGATCGCCGAGCGCGGCGTTCGCGCACCCTTCGTCAGGCTGGCCCGCGACGGCGAGATCCTGGCCAAGGACTGCTATCTGGGGCCGGCCGGATTCGGCGCCGAGATCACCGATCAGGTCGACTCGGCGAAGGTGCTCGCCGAATTGAGCTCGGGCGCAACGGTTGTTCTGCAGGGGCTACACCGCCTGTGGCCCCCACTGATCGAGTTCGTCCGCCATGCCGTCGACGACATCGGACACCCGGTGCAGGCCAATGCCTACATCACGCCACCGGGCAACCGCGGTTTCGAGCCGCACTACGACGTGCACGACGTCTTCGTTCTGCAGGTGTCCGGGCAGAAGCGCTGGGTGGTGCACGAGCCGGTGCATCACCATCCCCTGCCGTCTCAGCCGTGGACCGAGCACCGGGCGGCGATCGCCGACCGGGTGCGCGGCGCGCCGGTGATCGACACCGTGCTGACTGCAGGTGACGCGCTTTATCTGCCGCGGGGCTGGCTGCACGCCGCCGAGGCTCTCGATACGACGTCGATTCATCTGACTGTCGGAGTCTCGGCGACCACCGGTCTGGACGTCGCCCGCGCGGTGCTCGACGAGTTGTCGAGCATCGAGGCCTTTCGCCAATCCCTCCCGATGGGCCGCACGCCGACAGACCAGGACGAGGCCGTGGCGACGGTGAACAAGGTGATGGCCGAGGTCGTGGCGGCCTTGCGCGACAACGCCGCAACACTGGGCTCCGGGGCGGCTACGCGATTGTCCAAACGCTATGCCTCGCAGACCCGGCCTGTCGCGGTCCGCCCGCTGGCCACCCTCGCCGCCGAGGAGGCTGAGATCGAGGTGCGCTGGCGGCACGGGCTCGTGAGCACCCTGGAACGGACTGCAGACCGGGTGGTGCTGCGGCTACCCGACCGGACCATCACCTTCCCCGCATCCTGCGCCGAGGCCGTGCACGCACTGCACCGCGGTGACGTGCTGCGGTCGGCCGCCCTGCCCGGCCTCGACGCTGCCGACGGCGCAGTGCTGATCCGGCGGCTGCTCAGGGAAGCGGTCGTCGTCCCCGTGCAGCTGCGATGA
- a CDS encoding PPOX class F420-dependent oxidoreductase — translation MSPKFATADSVDLDRLLEFVRPRHRMVLTTFRADGSLQSSPVTGGVDEQGRLVIASYPQRAKAVNVRRTGRASVVVLSDEFNDAYVQVDGPAEVIDLPEAVEPLVDYFRAVAGEHSDWAEYREAMVKQGKCLIRVTPQRWGPVATGGFPPS, via the coding sequence ATGTCTCCCAAGTTCGCCACCGCCGACTCCGTCGACCTCGACCGGCTGTTGGAGTTCGTCCGTCCCCGGCACCGCATGGTGCTGACCACCTTCCGCGCCGATGGCTCCCTGCAGAGTTCTCCCGTAACCGGCGGAGTCGATGAGCAGGGCCGGCTGGTGATCGCCAGCTATCCGCAGCGGGCCAAGGCGGTGAACGTCCGCCGGACCGGGCGCGCCAGCGTGGTGGTGCTCTCCGACGAGTTCAATGACGCCTACGTCCAGGTCGACGGGCCAGCCGAAGTGATCGACCTGCCCGAGGCCGTCGAGCCGCTGGTTGACTACTTCCGCGCGGTGGCCGGCGAGCACTCCGACTGGGCCGAGTATCGGGAGGCGATGGTGAAGCAGGGCAAGTGCCTGATCCGGGTCACTCCGCAGCGCTGGGGTCCGGTGGCGACGGGCGGCTTCCCGCCGTCGTGA
- a CDS encoding URC4/urg3 family protein: MGSATEVDVDNPAGAAAALRSTRAIRDRAGMLTTRARDGGSRWFTVHDDALDAAATVVADVTRHNYPDLQIPFHSRWRHFEAGGVNRKAELLRDADPRAMVDLTVVSVLLDAGAGSAWSYVEPQTGLRLGRSEGLGVASFHAFTAGLFSSDPDDPLRADATGLTALTAYQLAEAFQVDDANPLVGLDGRVALLHRLGAVTAASPELFGAGGRPGGLLDATPGQSVRAHDILSAVLASFAPIWLGSNVIDNQPLGDCWRHSALDGPGLTAGWMPFHKLSQWLTYSLLEPFGWAGVTVTDLDELTGLPEYRNGGLLLDTGVLRLRDNTHADRSFTVADELVVEWRALTVALLDELATGVRERLGVDADQLPLARVLEGGTWAAGRALAQQLRGGLPPLSITSDGTVF; encoded by the coding sequence ATGGGATCGGCCACCGAAGTCGACGTGGACAACCCGGCAGGTGCTGCCGCGGCGTTACGCAGCACGCGCGCCATCCGGGATCGGGCCGGGATGTTGACCACACGCGCCCGCGACGGCGGCTCCCGGTGGTTCACCGTGCACGACGACGCACTGGACGCGGCTGCCACGGTCGTGGCCGACGTCACCCGTCACAATTATCCGGATCTGCAGATCCCGTTTCACAGCCGCTGGCGCCACTTCGAGGCCGGCGGAGTCAACCGGAAGGCCGAACTGCTGCGCGACGCCGACCCCCGGGCGATGGTCGATCTCACCGTGGTGAGCGTGCTGCTCGACGCCGGTGCCGGGTCCGCGTGGTCCTACGTCGAGCCGCAGACCGGCCTTCGGCTGGGTCGTTCAGAAGGTCTGGGAGTGGCCAGCTTTCACGCGTTTACCGCCGGGCTGTTCTCCTCCGATCCCGACGACCCGCTGCGCGCCGACGCCACCGGGCTCACCGCTCTGACGGCATACCAGCTGGCCGAGGCATTTCAGGTCGACGACGCCAACCCCCTCGTCGGGCTCGACGGCCGCGTCGCGCTGCTGCACCGGTTGGGCGCGGTCACCGCCGCGTCTCCCGAACTGTTCGGAGCTGGCGGCCGTCCTGGCGGGTTGCTCGACGCGACGCCTGGACAGTCGGTGCGCGCACACGACATCCTGTCCGCGGTGCTGGCCTCGTTCGCACCAATCTGGCTGGGCAGCAATGTGATCGACAATCAGCCGCTCGGTGATTGCTGGCGGCATTCCGCGCTGGACGGCCCCGGCCTGACCGCAGGCTGGATGCCGTTTCACAAGCTGTCCCAGTGGCTCACCTATTCGTTGCTCGAGCCGTTCGGTTGGGCCGGCGTCACGGTAACCGACCTCGACGAGCTGACCGGATTACCGGAGTACCGCAACGGCGGACTGCTGCTCGACACCGGGGTGCTGCGCCTGCGCGACAACACACACGCAGACCGAAGTTTCACCGTCGCCGACGAATTGGTAGTCGAGTGGCGCGCGTTGACCGTGGCCCTCCTGGATGAGCTGGCTACCGGGGTCCGCGAGCGGCTTGGCGTCGACGCAGATCAGCTGCCGCTGGCACGCGTGCTGGAGGGCGGCACCTGGGCGGCTGGCAGGGCACTTGCCCAGCAGCTGCGCGGCGGGTTGCCGCCGCTGTCCATAACCAGTGATGGCACGGTGTTCTGA
- a CDS encoding TIGR03085 family metal-binding protein has product MPNADPPFDARERAALCDLFERVGPDAPTLLDGWTTRKLAAHLLLRERDALAAPCLVLPGPPARFAERRTIALMGRHEFPALLARLRAGPPFGFFRLRWVRDFPSLNEFFVHHEDVRRANGLAPRADLPADMEHALWRNVARGSRFLSRRLRGTGLDIGWAGSPQRITVRAGEVAAELSGSPGELLLYLFGRQAAARVGILGSPHAVRTVQSTRFGM; this is encoded by the coding sequence ATGCCGAACGCTGATCCACCCTTCGACGCCCGGGAACGCGCGGCGTTGTGCGATCTCTTCGAACGCGTCGGGCCGGACGCGCCGACTCTTCTGGACGGATGGACCACCAGAAAACTCGCCGCCCACCTGCTGCTGCGCGAGCGGGATGCCCTTGCCGCGCCGTGTCTGGTGCTTCCGGGGCCGCCCGCACGATTCGCCGAACGGCGCACGATCGCGCTGATGGGCCGCCACGAATTCCCGGCGCTGCTCGCCCGTCTGCGAGCCGGTCCACCCTTCGGCTTCTTCCGGCTGCGTTGGGTGCGTGACTTCCCCAGCCTCAACGAGTTCTTCGTCCACCACGAGGACGTCCGGCGCGCCAACGGTTTGGCGCCGCGTGCGGACCTGCCCGCGGACATGGAGCACGCGCTGTGGCGCAACGTCGCGCGCGGCAGCCGCTTCTTGTCCCGCCGGCTGCGCGGGACGGGGCTGGACATTGGCTGGGCCGGGAGCCCTCAGCGGATCACGGTCCGCGCCGGGGAGGTGGCTGCCGAGCTCAGTGGTTCCCCAGGTGAACTGCTGCTGTACCTGTTCGGGCGCCAAGCCGCGGCGCGGGTCGGCATCCTCGGCTCACCACACGCCGTCAGGACCGTGCAGAGCACCCGGTTCGGGATGTAA
- the upp gene encoding uracil phosphoribosyltransferase, whose protein sequence is MRDVHVIDHPLVQHKLTLMRRKETSTNTFRRLANEIATLLAYEVLRDTPTHEVAVETPMETTTGAVIDGKKLVFVSILRAGTGILDGMLTVVPGARIGHVGLYRDPKTLVAVEYYFKVPGDLHEREVVVVDPMLATGNSAVAAVDRLKEFRPRSIKFVCLLTCPEGISVLHDAHPEVPIFTAAVDRGLDEQGYIVPGLGDAGDRLFGTK, encoded by the coding sequence ATGCGCGACGTCCACGTCATCGACCACCCTCTGGTGCAGCACAAATTGACGCTGATGCGACGCAAGGAAACCTCCACCAACACGTTTCGCCGGCTGGCCAATGAGATCGCCACCCTGCTGGCCTACGAGGTGCTGCGGGACACCCCGACCCACGAAGTCGCGGTGGAAACGCCGATGGAGACGACGACCGGCGCCGTCATCGACGGCAAGAAGCTGGTGTTCGTCTCGATCCTGCGTGCCGGCACCGGCATCCTCGACGGGATGCTGACCGTCGTGCCGGGCGCCCGCATCGGACACGTCGGGCTATATCGAGACCCCAAAACGCTTGTCGCCGTGGAGTATTACTTCAAGGTGCCGGGTGACCTCCACGAGCGCGAGGTGGTCGTCGTCGACCCGATGCTCGCCACCGGCAACTCGGCGGTGGCTGCAGTGGACCGGCTCAAGGAATTCCGGCCCCGGTCCATCAAATTCGTCTGCCTGCTCACGTGCCCGGAAGGGATCTCGGTCCTGCACGACGCCCATCCGGAGGTGCCGATCTTCACCGCTGCGGTTGACCGCGGGCTCGACGAGCAGGGATACATCGTGCCCGGTCTCGGCGACGCCGGTGATCGGTTGTTCGGCACCAAGTAG
- a CDS encoding SAM-dependent methyltransferase yields the protein MSASAAATALGPMVVVAADQYEATPLVHDPLAAKVLPAPTRFIAAATRWSPVRRALRAATDRRIAGGWASFLCRKRYIDDQLRAAIAKGVDTVVILGAGYDTRAYRLPELAAVPVCEVDLPRNTAGKLAALNRTLGGVPAGVTLLPVDFETDDLAESLRRNGFGADQRTFYIWEAVTQYLTEAAARRMFDYLAQAAPGSGLAFTFLREDFLTGRRMYGAERARQQFVVEYALWRFGLDPAEVAPFLAEYGWREADQAGPSEYAERYLRPAGRDDAVSEIERAVYAER from the coding sequence TTGAGCGCCTCTGCGGCTGCGACCGCGCTTGGCCCGATGGTCGTCGTGGCGGCCGATCAGTACGAGGCGACGCCCCTGGTTCACGACCCGCTGGCGGCCAAGGTGTTGCCGGCTCCGACGCGATTCATCGCGGCGGCCACGCGCTGGTCGCCGGTGCGCCGTGCGTTGAGGGCGGCGACCGATCGGCGGATCGCCGGCGGTTGGGCAAGCTTCCTGTGCCGCAAGCGCTACATCGACGACCAGCTGCGCGCCGCGATCGCCAAAGGTGTTGATACCGTGGTCATTCTCGGCGCCGGTTACGACACCCGGGCGTATCGACTGCCGGAGCTGGCCGCAGTTCCGGTGTGTGAGGTCGACTTACCCCGCAATACCGCGGGCAAGCTCGCCGCGTTGAACCGAACGTTGGGTGGCGTGCCGGCCGGGGTCACGCTCCTGCCGGTCGACTTCGAGACCGATGACCTCGCAGAGAGTCTGCGGCGCAACGGGTTCGGTGCCGACCAGCGAACGTTCTACATCTGGGAGGCGGTCACCCAGTACCTGACGGAGGCGGCTGCGCGCCGCATGTTCGACTACCTCGCGCAAGCGGCGCCGGGCAGCGGCCTGGCGTTCACGTTCCTCCGAGAGGACTTCCTGACGGGCCGGCGGATGTACGGGGCCGAGCGGGCTCGTCAGCAATTCGTGGTCGAGTACGCGCTGTGGCGCTTTGGGCTCGACCCGGCCGAAGTCGCACCGTTTCTTGCCGAGTACGGCTGGCGCGAGGCCGATCAGGCCGGACCGTCGGAGTATGCGGAGCGCTACCTGCGCCCGGCGGGGCGCGACGATGCGGTATCGGAAATCGAAAGAGCCGTCTATGCCGAACGCTGA
- a CDS encoding zinc-binding dehydrogenase gives MRAERFYADTKTVVLEDVPIPEPGEGEVLVKVAFCGICHSDLSLINGTFPAQRPVVIQGHEASGTIAKLGPGVTGWSEGDRVVVAAGRPCGQCANCRRGDMATCLRMQLMAFAYDGAWAEYTVAQAAGLTRVPDNVPLEQAAILADAVSTPFGAVVNTGKVVIGESVGVWGVGGVGTHIVQLARLVGAVPIIAVDINAAVRDRALELGADYAFDSRDPDFADKLAEITGGRGLDVAFDAVGLKVTFEQALNSLTSGGRLVGVGMSAESPTVGPTSMFGLTRRQVLGHLGYHNKDIETLAQLVSRGRLDLSRSISQIIPLEYIADGIRILDHAEGDPIRVLVQP, from the coding sequence ATGCGCGCGGAACGCTTCTACGCCGACACCAAAACCGTTGTGCTCGAAGATGTCCCGATCCCCGAGCCGGGCGAGGGCGAAGTCCTGGTCAAGGTGGCGTTCTGCGGCATCTGCCATTCCGACCTCAGCCTGATCAACGGCACCTTCCCCGCGCAGCGTCCCGTGGTGATCCAGGGCCACGAAGCCTCCGGCACGATCGCCAAGCTGGGCCCCGGAGTGACCGGATGGTCCGAGGGTGACCGGGTGGTGGTCGCCGCGGGGCGGCCGTGCGGGCAGTGCGCGAACTGCCGCCGCGGTGACATGGCCACCTGCCTGCGGATGCAGCTCATGGCGTTCGCCTACGACGGCGCGTGGGCGGAGTACACCGTCGCGCAGGCCGCGGGCCTGACCCGCGTTCCGGACAATGTGCCGCTGGAGCAGGCCGCGATCCTTGCCGACGCGGTGTCCACCCCGTTCGGCGCGGTGGTGAACACCGGCAAGGTGGTGATCGGCGAATCGGTCGGGGTATGGGGCGTCGGCGGCGTCGGAACCCACATCGTCCAACTCGCCCGGCTGGTCGGGGCCGTACCGATCATCGCGGTCGACATCAACGCAGCGGTCCGCGACCGGGCACTCGAGCTCGGCGCCGACTACGCATTCGATTCGCGCGACCCGGATTTCGCCGACAAGCTGGCCGAGATCACCGGCGGGCGCGGACTCGACGTCGCCTTCGACGCCGTCGGGCTCAAGGTCACCTTCGAGCAGGCCCTGAACTCACTGACCAGCGGTGGCCGGCTGGTCGGGGTCGGCATGAGCGCCGAGTCGCCAACGGTCGGACCCACGTCGATGTTCGGTCTGACGCGACGGCAGGTGCTCGGCCACCTCGGCTATCACAACAAGGACATCGAGACGCTGGCGCAGCTGGTCTCCCGGGGCCGGCTGGATCTGTCGCGCTCGATCAGCCAGATCATCCCGCTCGAGTACATCGCCGACGGCATCCGCATTCTCGACCACGCCGAGGGCGATCCGATCCGGGTGCTCGTACAGCCTTGA
- a CDS encoding GTP cyclohydrolase II gives MSSAPRGPGHIRLTSHRGADDALPIRWGAPTAGERGPLIGTTSTRSHRNVVGTHSGSYSVYRALAVAAGALSREHRADLTNTAPTDSIGPYPQWSRPEAIVSLDPWGAMVADAFAAELAAGQDIRPTIAVTKAHVILPEIADAIDKGRLVPDGRVLLPGGAALVTKVAIEPVWFLPGVAERFGCSEAHLRRVLFEETGGMYPELVTRGDLEVFLPPIGGQTLYIFGSPRDLADQAVQLTARVHDECNGSDVFGSDICTCRPYLTHAIEECILGAQRGGVGLVAYSRKEGRALGEVTKFLVYNARKRQQGGDTAEAYFARTECVAGVQDMRFQELMPDVLHWLGIRKIHRLVSMSNMKYDAIVGSGIEVGERVNIPDELIPPDARVEIDAKMAAGYFTPGPVPDAEELKKAKGRELDR, from the coding sequence ATGTCCTCCGCACCAAGAGGTCCCGGCCACATCCGGCTGACATCCCACCGCGGGGCCGATGACGCGCTGCCGATCAGATGGGGCGCCCCCACCGCCGGTGAACGCGGTCCGCTGATCGGCACCACCAGCACCCGCAGCCACCGCAATGTGGTTGGAACCCACAGCGGTTCCTACAGCGTGTATCGCGCGCTCGCGGTGGCCGCCGGCGCGCTGTCCCGCGAACACCGGGCCGACCTGACCAACACCGCCCCCACCGACAGCATCGGTCCGTATCCGCAGTGGAGTCGACCCGAGGCGATCGTCAGCTTGGACCCGTGGGGCGCGATGGTCGCCGACGCGTTCGCCGCCGAACTGGCCGCCGGCCAGGACATCCGCCCGACCATCGCAGTGACGAAGGCGCACGTGATCCTGCCGGAGATCGCCGACGCGATCGACAAGGGCCGGCTGGTTCCCGACGGCCGGGTCCTGCTGCCCGGCGGGGCGGCGTTGGTGACCAAGGTCGCGATCGAGCCGGTCTGGTTTCTGCCGGGCGTCGCAGAACGCTTCGGCTGCAGTGAGGCACACCTGCGCCGGGTGCTGTTCGAAGAGACCGGCGGCATGTATCCCGAACTGGTCACCCGCGGCGATCTTGAGGTGTTCCTCCCGCCCATCGGTGGGCAGACCCTCTACATCTTCGGCAGCCCGCGTGATCTCGCCGACCAGGCGGTCCAGCTCACCGCCCGCGTGCACGACGAGTGCAATGGATCCGATGTGTTCGGTTCGGACATCTGCACCTGCCGGCCCTATCTCACGCACGCGATCGAGGAGTGCATCCTCGGTGCCCAGCGCGGCGGGGTCGGGCTGGTCGCGTACTCCCGCAAGGAAGGCCGCGCGCTGGGCGAGGTCACCAAGTTCCTGGTCTACAACGCCCGCAAGCGCCAGCAGGGCGGCGACACCGCAGAGGCATACTTCGCCCGCACCGAATGTGTTGCGGGCGTTCAAGATATGCGGTTCCAAGAGTTGATGCCCGACGTGCTGCACTGGCTGGGCATTCGGAAGATCCACCGGTTGGTGTCGATGAGCAACATGAAATACGACGCCATCGTCGGCTCCGGAATCGAGGTGGGCGAACGGGTCAACATTCCCGACGAGTTGATCCCGCCCGACGCCAGGGTGGAGATCGACGCCAAGATGGCCGCCGGTTACTTCACCCCGGGTCCGGTGCCCGACGCCGAGGAACTGAAGAAGGCCAAGGGCCGCGAGCTGGACCGCTGA